In Burkholderia pseudomultivorans, the DNA window GCGACCGTGCGGTGCGCGACGACGACCGGGCAGCGCAGCCGCAGCGTGGCGGTCGTGCCGGCGCCCGGCTCGTTCGCCAGGCTCAGCTCGCCGTCGAGCAGCGCCGCGAGCCGCCGCGAAATCGCGAGGCCGAGCCCCGCGCCGGCGCCGTCGCGCCGCACGCCGTGCAGGCCCTGCGCGTCGGGATCGACGAGATGCGGCCAGACGTGCTCGGCGATGCCGCCGCCCGTGTCCGCGACCGTGACGGTCCACGTCACCTCGCCGTCCTCGCGCGCGGTGGCATCGGCATCGAGCGTGATCGTGCCGGCGGCGGTGAACTTGATCGCGTTGCCGAGCAGATTGACGAGAACCTGCCGCACGCGATCGCCGTCGGTCCGCAGCAGCGCCGGCACGGCCGCGCTCACGCGCTGGCGCAACTGCAGGCCTTTCGCGCGGGCCTGCGGCGCGAGCAGCGCGAGCACGTCGTCGAGCAACACGCGCGGCTCGACCGCGCCGCGGCCGACGGCCACGCGGCCCGCCTCGACCTGTGCCGGATCGGCGATGTCGTCGAGCAGGCGCGACAACGACTCGCCCGCCTCGTGCACGAGCGTCAGCAGACGCCGCTGCTCGGTCGTCACGCCACCGTCCCGAACGAGATCGGCGAGCGCGACCATCGCATGCAGCGGCGTGCGCAATTCATGACCGGTCACCGCGAGCGCGGCACGCATCGCGTGCAACGCGGCCCGCGTGCGCGTCAGCTCGCGTCGCACGCGCAGGCATGCGAAACCGGCTGCGAGCAGGCCGGCCGTCAGCGTCGCATACGCGACGCGCCCGACCGACACATTCGCGACCGACTGCGGACGTTGCGCGCCGTTCGCGGCGCCCGGCGGCATGGCGCATGCCACGCGGCACAGCATCGCGATGCAGGCCGCCGCGCACAGGCCATGCACGATCCGGTATCGCTTGTTCGCTACCCCATTCGACGCCTCGTCCGTCTCCTCGCATCGACTGCGCACGGCGTGGCCGCTCGTCCAACGGAGATTGGCCGCATCTCCGCGCAGTCGGCGTCGACGATGCGCCGTCGCGACAGGCTCGCGAGCCGTCCGACGGACCATCGCACTTCGCTCGGCCGGACGCATCGCGTCAGCCGTCGCGGCGTCCGTTTTTTCATTCTGCCCGCCTGCCTGCGCCGTGTCAGTACCGCACGTCGACGACCACGCTGTCGGTATACGTGCCGATCGGCGGCGTAGCCTGGTCCGGATAGATTCGCGCCGTGTACGGGAACTGCTGGCTCGACTGGCCGTCGGCCGCGCCGGCACTGTTCACGCGACGGGTCGCCTGCCCCCATACGGTGCTGCCGCCCGCGCCGTACAGGTCGTATTGCAGCCGGTTCGCGCCGCTCGCCATCTGGCGCCGCCCGCTGGCCGCCGCGTTGTTGCCCGCGCTCAGGCCGACCGTATAGACCATGCCCTTCGTGCAGACCAGCGACAGGCTGCCGTTCACCGGCGCGAAGCTCGATACGGTGGGCGCGGCGCCGAAACTGACGTCGGGCGCATTGATCATGCAGTCGTTCGTCACGGTCAGCGTCACCGGCACGGTCACGGTCGTCGCACCGTCGTTCCAGCCGATGCAGAAGATGATGCCGATCCCGCCGCAGACATGCCAGTTCCAGTTGATCGTCAGCATGTCGGTATAGGTGCCGGCCGCGACATTGCTGCCGATCGACGTGCGCAGGTAGAGCGGCAGCGGCACCGACGAGCCGCCACCGAGGCCAAGGAAGCTCAGGAACTGCGTGCTCGCCCAGTTGTACGTCTGGCCGGGATTGAGTTGCGTCGAGTAGTCCTTGTCCGCGTACAGCGTGTACGGAATCGCGTCGCCCGTCGGGCCGGTCAGCTTGCCGCCGTTCGCCGACGCGATCGTCCCGTTGATGTAGTTGCCGATCACGAGGAACGCCGCCAGCGCGCCGCCGCATGACACGCCGCTGTTGACGGACGAGGTCGTCTGCGCCTGGTTCCTGACGGCGAACGACGTGACCGTGCCGAACGCGGCCGGCATCGGCGACGAGGTCGTGCAGTCGGCGTGCGCATGCAGCGGCGCGAGCAGCCCGAGCGCCGCGGTCAGCACGATGCGGCGCATCAATTGGCCAATGATTTCCATTCTGTCGATCCTGTTGTCATTCGCCGCAGACGAGCGGCCCGACCCGGCTCGTCGCGTTCGCGTTCATGTCGGCGTCGAAGCGCGCGTCGCAATGGCTGCCGTCCGG includes these proteins:
- a CDS encoding spore coat U domain-containing protein, producing the protein MEIIGQLMRRIVLTAALGLLAPLHAHADCTTSSPMPAAFGTVTSFAVRNQAQTTSSVNSGVSCGGALAAFLVIGNYINGTIASANGGKLTGPTGDAIPYTLYADKDYSTQLNPGQTYNWASTQFLSFLGLGGGSSVPLPLYLRTSIGSNVAAGTYTDMLTINWNWHVCGGIGIIFCIGWNDGATTVTVPVTLTVTNDCMINAPDVSFGAAPTVSSFAPVNGSLSLVCTKGMVYTVGLSAGNNAAASGRRQMASGANRLQYDLYGAGGSTVWGQATRRVNSAGAADGQSSQQFPYTARIYPDQATPPIGTYTDSVVVDVRY